From Solea senegalensis isolate Sse05_10M linkage group LG7, IFAPA_SoseM_1, whole genome shotgun sequence, a single genomic window includes:
- the LOC122772656 gene encoding aldehyde dehydrogenase family 1 member A3-like produces the protein MVHSWLPGAGSTDTACPARLLYFIQNIIIVVVVVVIVIVFVCVQIDRQQFEKIMDLIESGKKEGARLEFGGVSVGEEKLFIQPTIFSAVKDHMTIATQEIFGPVQCIFSFKSQQEAIERANCSQYGLVSAVFTSSMDRALSVSSALDSGTVWINCYNALHAQSPFGGFKMSGNGRELGEYALAEYSEVKAVTIKLRGTM, from the exons ATGGTACACAGCTGGTTGCCAGGGGCAGG TAGCACTGACACAGCGTGTCCAGCCAGGCTTTTGTACTTCATAcagaacattattattgttgttgttgttgttgttattgttattgtctttgtttgtgtgcagatcGACCGACAGCAGTTTGAGAAGATCATGGATCTGATCGAGAGTGGGAAGAAGGAAGGAGCCAGGCTGGAGTTTGGAGGAGTTTCTGTGGGAGAGGAGAAACTCTTCATCCAACCAACCATCTTCTCTGCTGTCAAAGACCACATGACCATCGCTACACAGGAG ATCTTTGGTCCAGTGCAGTGTATCTTCAGTTTTAAGAGCCAGCAGGAGGCGATAGAGAGAGCCAACTGCTCGCAGTATGGGCTGGTGTCAGCAGTGTTCACCAGCAGCATGGACAGAGctctgtctgtgtcctcagCTCTGGACAGTGGCACCGTGTG GATAAACTGTTACAACGCACTTCACGCCCAGTCACCGTTTGGAGGCTTTAAGATGTCGGGAAACGGACGAGAACT TGGAGAATATGCTCTGGCTGAATATTCAGAGGTGAAAGCAGTGACCATCAAACTCAGAGGAACCATGTGA